The following nucleotide sequence is from Terriglobales bacterium.
GAAGCCGACTGACTGCGCACCTGCTGCTCCTACCGACACCCGGACGGTCGAGGGTGTACAAGCCAGGGCGCCGATACAGGTGTCGCGCAGGAAGATGTCATCGGTGTTGTTGGTGTCGCCGTTGACCAGGTTCGAGGCGTTCGACTGGAAGGCGACAAAGCGGCCGTCCGCACTCAGCGAGGGGTCGAGGCTGGCCGAATTGCCTTGCGTACCGTCGCTTGCGACCGAGACCCGGATGGTAGAGGGAGTACAGCCTGCGGCTCCAATGCAAGTGTCGCGCAGGAAGACGTCAGTCGCGCTATTCGTGTCGCCAGCCACCAGATTCGTGGTTGGAGAAGGGAAAACAACAAAGCGACCCGTAGCGCTCACGGAGGGCGTGCCACTGCCGCCGCTTGCCTGCGTGCCGTCACTGGCAACCGAGATTCGGATCGTGGAGGGCGTGCAGGCTACTGCTCCGATGCAGGTGTCCCGCAGGAAGACATCAGGCAGGCCGTTGGTGTCGCCGGGCACGAGATTGTTGGCGGCAGAAGCGAAGGCGACAAAGCGCCCATCGGGGCTGATCGAAGGAGGGCCGAAGGAGCCGCTATTGGCCTCCGTGCCGTCGCTAGCCACCGAAACCCGGATGGTCGAGGGCGTACAGGCCACGGCTCCGCGACAGGTGTCCCGCAGGAAAACGTCGTTGAACCCATTCGTGTCCCCAGCCACAAGATTCGTGGCAGCGGAAGAAAACGCCACAAAGCGGCCGTCGCCGCTGATGGCAGGGGAGCCACTGGACAAGTCGGCCTCCGCCTGGTCGTCCGGCACGCTGGGCCTGTCCACCACCCCTACGGCTCCGGCGGCGGGCGCGATGGTGACGTTCAGGGAGGCCGAGGTGCCGCCCCCCGGCGCTGGAGTGAAGACCGCGACCGAGGCATTGCCTGCCAGTTCCGTGTCGGCCAATCGCACGCCCGCGCGAAGCTGCGTACCGCTGACGACGGTGGTGCCGCGATCGCTCCCATTCCACTGCCCCACCGAGGCAGCCACAAAATCGGAGCCATCCACAGTGACCGGAAAGCCGCTCACTCCGACCGGGACGGTGGAAGGCGAAATCGACGCGGCAACGGGGACCGGGTTGCTGACCAAGGGGTCAATGGTGAACGCCGCCGCGCCAGAGGTCCCGCCGCCCGGCGCAGGATTGAACACCGTGACCTGAGCGGCGCCCGCAGCCGCAAGATCACTCGCCGGAATGGTGGCCATCAGCTCCGCCCCGCTGACAAACGTGGTGGGCCGATCGGCCCCGTTCCAACGCACTACGGAGAGACCGATGAAGCCCGAGCCGGTGGCCGTGAGCGTGATTGGGGCCGCACCGGCCACCGCATTCGCTGGCGAGATGCCGGTGAGCGTGGGAGCCGGCGCGGTGATGGTGAAGGTTACCTCGTTCGAAAAACCGCCCCCGGGAGCCGGATTCAAGACTCCGACAAATGCTGTGCCCGGCACTGCAATATCCGTGGCCGTAATGGAAGCGTTGAGTTGCGTGTTGCTGACGAAGGTGGTGGTCCGGGAGTCTCCGTTCCAATGGACCACGCTGCCATTGACAAAATT
It contains:
- a CDS encoding IPT/TIG domain-containing protein; this encodes MESVATKEIARSNGAGTIGAVPSISLWAFLLLLIAAFGLAGCGDGQSTLSPPPGTLNPVPTVTSLSPSNTPAGGPTFTLTVTGTNFVNGSVVHWNGDSRTTTFVSNTQLNASITATDIAVPGTAFVGVLNPAPGGGFSNEVTFTITAPAPTLTGISPANAVAGAAPITLTATGSGFIGLSVVRWNGADRPTTFVSGAELMATIPASDLAAAGAAQVTVFNPAPGGGTSGAAAFTIDPLVSNPVPVAASISPSTVPVGVSGFPVTVDGSDFVAASVGQWNGSDRGTTVVSGTQLRAGVRLADTELAGNASVAVFTPAPGGGTSASLNVTIAPAAGAVGVVDRPSVPDDQAEADLSSGSPAISGDGRFVAFSSAATNLVAGDTNGFNDVFLRDTCRGAVACTPSTIRVSVASDGTEANSGSFGPPSISPDGRFVAFASAANNLVPGDTNGLPDVFLRDTCIGAVACTPSTIRISVASDGTQASGGSGTPSVSATGRFVVFPSPTTNLVAGDTNSATDVFLRDTCIGAAGCTPSTIRVSVASDGTQGNSASLDPSLSADGRFVAFQSNASNLVNGDTNNTDDIFLRDTCIGALACTPSTVRVSVGAAGAQSVGFSFLPRISANGRFVVFSSFGSDLVPGDMGTGHDVFAFDSCFGALGCTPSTTRVSVSATGGEPDAPNGGPATGGASISADGRFVAYGSRATNLVAGDTNGTFDIFVRDTCVNAVGCTPSTLRVSVALDGGTQASDRSDLPAISADGRFVAFQSCDTGLLPADENNSCDVFLARTDVP